Proteins co-encoded in one Roseiconus lacunae genomic window:
- a CDS encoding superoxide dismutase family protein gives MKRFFTPTLFTLAFTSLAACLAIPSVSTADHHEEGAHATTADVDIPKQAVAVLFPTEGNDVRGVVLMEQKGSDIALRGKVINLTPGKHGFHIHQYGDLRSVDGKSAGGHYAPGGHDHGGPDSDARHAGDLGNITADQEGVAEFSMTVKKQKVHLLLGRAIVVHGGEDDLKSQPSGNAGPRVSLGVIGVANEEHGS, from the coding sequence ATGAAACGATTTTTCACCCCAACGCTCTTCACGTTAGCGTTCACGAGCCTCGCGGCTTGCCTTGCCATCCCGTCGGTTTCGACGGCAGATCACCACGAGGAAGGAGCTCATGCTACGACCGCCGATGTCGATATCCCCAAACAAGCGGTCGCGGTCTTGTTTCCGACCGAAGGAAACGATGTTCGTGGAGTTGTCCTGATGGAACAAAAGGGCAGCGATATCGCGTTGCGCGGTAAAGTCATTAATTTGACGCCCGGTAAACACGGCTTCCACATTCATCAATACGGCGATTTACGATCCGTCGATGGCAAATCTGCGGGTGGGCATTACGCTCCCGGAGGTCATGATCACGGCGGTCCCGATTCGGATGCGCGGCATGCGGGCGATCTTGGCAACATCACCGCGGACCAAGAGGGCGTCGCTGAATTTTCGATGACCGTCAAAAAGCAAAAAGTGCATTTATTGCTCGGTCGTGCAATCGTCGTGCACGGTGGTGAAGACGATCTGAAGAGTCAACCCTCAGGCAATGCCGGCCCGCGCGTCAGCTTAGGCGTCATTGGGGTGGCGAATGAGGAGCATGGATCATGA
- a CDS encoding exopolysaccharide biosynthesis protein codes for MSADGAQHQPVRNLLDKLKESTKDRDSLTFGAVMDAVGRNSFASLMLVIGLIMMVPGPADIPGVPTLLGGIVILLAVQMLMNRDHVWIPSWVERRELKSETIKKMIAWLRKPAQWIDSIARPRLSWLINRGSISVLDLAAIAIALSTPFLEFIPMSANVAGVAIAAFGLAILARDGLIAAVSVVTTIGLFSLVIYQLS; via the coding sequence ATGAGCGCCGATGGTGCGCAACATCAGCCCGTCCGAAACCTGTTAGACAAACTTAAGGAGTCAACAAAAGATCGTGACTCCCTGACGTTTGGTGCCGTGATGGACGCGGTCGGCCGCAATTCTTTCGCGTCGCTGATGCTGGTGATCGGGCTAATCATGATGGTTCCCGGCCCCGCCGACATCCCTGGGGTCCCAACCCTTTTGGGCGGAATCGTGATTTTGCTTGCCGTTCAAATGTTGATGAATCGTGACCACGTCTGGATCCCAAGTTGGGTAGAGCGACGCGAGTTGAAGAGCGAAACCATAAAGAAAATGATCGCTTGGTTGCGTAAACCTGCTCAATGGATCGATTCAATTGCGAGGCCGCGTTTGTCATGGTTGATCAATCGTGGCAGCATCAGCGTATTGGATTTGGCGGCGATCGCAATTGCGTTGTCCACGCCGTTCTTAGAGTTTATTCCGATGAGCGCCAACGTCGCTGGCGTTGCGATCGCGGCGTTCGGTCTGGCAATCTTGGCGCGCGATGGTTTGATCGCAGCGGTTTCAGTCGTCACCACGATCGGGCTGTTTTCGCTCGTCATCTACCAACTGAGTTGA
- a CDS encoding DUF1559 domain-containing protein, whose protein sequence is MKRRHGRPAGFTLVELLVVIAIIGILVGLLLPAVQAAREAARRMSCSNNFKQLGLAIHNYHSSFRMMPKHGSGTYQTPLTAANNASKDAPGSNRSDLSVLVGMLPFIEQQGLWDQISNPYDSDGAGPLEAFQAFGPWPNRSLAEHVTNPYDPWMANIPTFRCPSDPGVGLPSHGRTNYAACLGDSGTLSHIGYISDEGNIYNSAWPPIANTTLRGAFRPRLQSKFRDILDGLSNTAAMGEIITDLGDNDIRSRAVDSPHPDMWKANGATSCKPYIDPERPRFWLANGVPFTGDAEQRRGSKWAMARPFYTGFLTVLGPNTEACVQTTQEGEGNTSTSSRHQGGCHILMCDGAVRFVTDSIDAGDPNLPQVRVGADFTAPGSPSPYGLWGALGSRSGSETVGEF, encoded by the coding sequence GTGAAACGTCGTCATGGGCGACCCGCAGGTTTTACGCTTGTCGAATTACTTGTGGTGATCGCAATTATCGGGATCCTAGTTGGACTGTTGTTGCCTGCGGTCCAGGCGGCCCGCGAAGCCGCTCGTCGAATGAGTTGCAGTAACAACTTCAAGCAACTGGGGTTAGCAATTCATAATTACCACAGCTCTTTTCGGATGATGCCAAAACATGGTTCGGGGACCTACCAGACTCCCCTAACCGCGGCAAACAATGCGTCCAAAGATGCCCCGGGAAGTAACCGTTCTGACTTATCAGTCCTGGTCGGAATGTTGCCTTTCATCGAACAGCAGGGATTGTGGGATCAAATCAGCAATCCGTACGACAGCGATGGAGCGGGACCTCTTGAGGCCTTCCAAGCCTTTGGTCCTTGGCCGAACCGTTCGTTGGCGGAACATGTAACGAATCCCTACGATCCGTGGATGGCCAACATCCCAACGTTCCGTTGCCCCAGCGATCCCGGCGTCGGCTTGCCGTCACACGGAAGGACTAATTACGCGGCGTGCCTTGGTGATTCCGGAACACTCAGCCATATCGGTTACATCAGCGACGAAGGCAACATCTACAATTCGGCGTGGCCACCGATCGCAAACACAACGTTGCGTGGTGCGTTCCGCCCGCGTTTACAGTCAAAGTTTCGTGACATCCTAGACGGGTTGTCAAACACGGCCGCGATGGGTGAGATCATCACCGATCTCGGTGACAACGACATCCGTTCGCGAGCCGTCGATAGCCCACACCCGGACATGTGGAAAGCGAACGGGGCAACTTCATGCAAGCCGTATATTGATCCCGAACGACCTCGCTTTTGGTTGGCCAATGGTGTGCCGTTCACCGGTGACGCGGAACAACGACGAGGATCGAAGTGGGCGATGGCTCGTCCGTTCTACACTGGCTTTTTGACGGTGCTGGGGCCGAATACCGAAGCCTGTGTTCAAACGACGCAGGAAGGCGAAGGCAACACGTCTACCAGTAGTCGCCACCAGGGAGGATGCCATATTCTAATGTGCGATGGTGCAGTCCGATTCGTGACTGATTCGATCGACGCCGGCGACCCAAACCTTCCTCAGGTTCGCGTGGGTGCTGACTTTACCGCCCCGGGATCGCCCAGCCCCTATGGTTTGTGGGGTGCGTTGGGATCACGTTCCGGATCGGAAACGGTCGGCGAGTTCTAG
- the ilvA gene encoding threonine ammonia-lyase, biosynthetic, with product MDLRLLDYLKRILNSRVYDIAIESSLDRANKLSNRLNNNVWLKREDTQPVHSFKLRGAYNKMAHLSAEQLSRGVICSSAGNHAQGVAMSARRLGCEAHIVMPVTTPKLKSDAVRDLGGHVVLFGDSYSDAYTHAKELERRHGYLFVHPFDDPDVIAGQGTIGMEILRQHQHPIHSIFVAIGGGGLISGVAAYIKAVRPEIRVVGVQMTDSDAMRQSVEAGKVVALPDVGLFSDGTAVKAVGTETLRLTQELVDEIVTVNTDSVCAAIKDAFEDTRSILEPAGAMGIAGLKQYVAKYRVHDQTLVAITCGANMNFDRLRFVADRAEAGEEREALFAVTIPEKHGTLKRLCETVSERNVTEFSYRLSDECDAHVLVGLSIKDRSEIATICDALTSQGFATLNLADDDLSKEHLRFMVGGRSQRVGDERLYRFEFPERPGALMRFLSQMHPNWNISLFHYRNHGADYGRILIGIQIPDQDLESFQEFVSTLGYRYTDETANPVYHLFLR from the coding sequence ATGGATCTGCGTCTGCTCGACTATCTGAAACGCATACTCAACTCTCGCGTCTATGACATCGCGATTGAGTCTTCACTGGATCGTGCCAACAAACTTTCCAATCGACTGAACAACAACGTTTGGCTAAAACGCGAAGACACTCAACCGGTTCACAGTTTTAAATTGCGGGGAGCCTACAACAAGATGGCTCACCTATCCGCGGAGCAGCTTTCTCGCGGTGTGATCTGCTCGTCGGCAGGCAATCACGCACAAGGCGTCGCGATGAGCGCTCGCCGCCTGGGGTGTGAAGCCCACATCGTCATGCCGGTGACGACTCCCAAATTAAAATCAGACGCCGTCAGAGACCTCGGCGGCCACGTTGTCCTGTTCGGTGACAGCTACTCCGATGCGTATACCCACGCGAAAGAACTTGAACGACGACATGGCTACCTCTTCGTCCATCCCTTTGATGATCCCGATGTGATCGCCGGCCAAGGGACAATCGGCATGGAGATTCTGCGTCAGCACCAACATCCGATCCATTCCATTTTTGTCGCCATCGGTGGTGGCGGACTAATCTCCGGAGTCGCCGCTTATATCAAGGCGGTACGTCCCGAGATTCGAGTGGTCGGTGTACAAATGACCGATTCCGATGCGATGCGCCAGTCCGTTGAGGCGGGCAAGGTCGTCGCGCTCCCGGACGTCGGGTTGTTTTCCGACGGGACAGCGGTCAAAGCCGTCGGAACAGAAACGCTTCGCCTGACGCAGGAATTGGTAGACGAAATCGTCACCGTTAATACCGATTCGGTGTGTGCCGCGATCAAAGACGCCTTTGAAGATACTCGCAGTATTCTCGAGCCCGCCGGCGCAATGGGAATCGCCGGACTAAAGCAATACGTCGCCAAGTACCGAGTGCATGACCAAACGTTGGTCGCCATCACGTGCGGCGCGAACATGAACTTCGACCGGTTGCGATTTGTTGCCGACCGAGCCGAAGCCGGCGAAGAACGCGAAGCATTGTTTGCGGTAACGATTCCTGAAAAGCACGGTACATTGAAGCGATTGTGCGAAACGGTTAGCGAACGCAACGTCACCGAGTTTAGCTACCGCCTTTCCGACGAATGCGACGCGCATGTCCTTGTCGGCCTTTCCATCAAAGATCGTAGCGAGATCGCGACGATATGCGATGCGTTGACATCCCAAGGATTTGCGACGCTCAATCTTGCCGACGACGACCTCTCCAAGGAACACCTTCGATTCATGGTCGGTGGACGGAGTCAACGCGTCGGCGATGAAAGGCTTTATCGGTTCGAGTTTCCTGAACGCCCCGGCGCCCTGATGCGTTTTCTTTCACAAATGCATCCCAATTGGAATATCAGCCTTTTTCACTACCGAAACCATGGGGCTGATTACGGTCGTATCTTGATCGGAATCCAAATCCCTGACCAGGATTTGGAATCGTTTCAGGAATTCGTCTCGACACTCGGTTATCGCTACACCGACGAAACGGCAAACCCGGTTTACCACCTGTTTCTACGTTAG
- a CDS encoding NAD-dependent epimerase/dehydratase family protein translates to MTDRRPAVIVTGSSGLIGRPVCRQLAEVGYQVYGFDRVGLPEPPKDLEFVRDIECDLSSSIAVKSALEKVHQLCEGRLASVVHMAAYYDFSGEDSDLYREVTVNGTDRLLNGLEDFQLEQFVFTSTMLVHQSCQVGQHLSEDDPLRAKWPYPQSKIDTERLIREGHPGVRSVMLRIAGVYTDYGRQPTLVQQIKRIYEKDLQGHFFPGDTEAGQSAVHVDDVVDAVVRTVERRDQIDPKTAILIGESDPPSYEELQQVIAQQLHGKEWATMHIPKPVAKVGAAVSDVVQGGDAFIKPFMVDMADDHYALNLDRAKALLGWQPRHHLMQTIPEMTQMLQSDPDRWYELNGLV, encoded by the coding sequence ATGACAGATCGAAGACCCGCCGTGATTGTGACCGGCAGTTCGGGATTGATCGGCAGACCGGTGTGCAGGCAATTGGCAGAAGTGGGATACCAGGTTTATGGCTTTGATAGGGTCGGCCTACCGGAACCACCGAAGGACCTCGAGTTCGTTCGTGACATCGAGTGCGACCTTTCTAGTTCGATCGCCGTCAAAAGTGCATTAGAAAAGGTACATCAGCTGTGCGAAGGACGACTGGCAAGCGTCGTTCACATGGCCGCTTACTATGACTTCTCTGGAGAAGACAGCGATCTTTACCGAGAGGTGACGGTCAACGGGACAGACCGCTTGCTGAATGGGTTGGAGGACTTTCAACTCGAACAGTTCGTGTTTACAAGCACGATGCTAGTCCATCAGTCCTGTCAGGTAGGTCAGCACCTTTCCGAGGATGACCCCTTGCGTGCCAAATGGCCCTATCCACAAAGCAAAATTGATACAGAACGACTGATACGAGAAGGGCACCCTGGTGTACGAAGCGTCATGCTTCGGATCGCTGGCGTTTACACCGACTATGGGCGTCAACCGACGCTCGTCCAACAGATCAAAAGGATTTACGAGAAGGATCTTCAGGGACATTTTTTTCCCGGAGACACAGAGGCGGGTCAATCCGCAGTTCATGTCGATGATGTCGTTGATGCTGTCGTCCGAACGGTGGAGCGACGAGATCAAATTGACCCGAAGACCGCCATCTTAATCGGTGAATCCGACCCGCCGTCATACGAAGAACTGCAACAAGTGATTGCTCAGCAGCTACACGGCAAAGAATGGGCGACGATGCACATCCCCAAACCCGTTGCCAAAGTCGGCGCGGCTGTTTCGGATGTAGTTCAGGGAGGCGACGCGTTTATCAAACCATTTATGGTCGACATGGCCGATGATCACTACGCCCTCAATCTCGATCGGGCCAAGGCTTTACTTGGTTGGCAACCACGGCATCATCTGATGCAAACCATCCCCGAGATGACGCAGATGCTACAAAGCGATCCTGATCGCTGGTACGAATTGAATGGGTTGGTTTGA
- a CDS encoding vitamin K epoxide reductase family protein has translation MSSNADVDRRGDYLNRSVPPYRHNPSAWSQRLPICIMAFVAAIISTHLSLFQWGLIDETWDPVFGNGSDRVLKSETAQQMYRLIGIHDAALGVLAYLGDAILGLAGSTRRWQYRPWLVILFGIDVIPLGIVSVILVLCQAFIVGEWCFLCLVTAAISLMLVYWAWDEVRASLAYLKIVWSDNHHARLLWNAFWGYHSEELDLAAEKLLTREVR, from the coding sequence ATGTCGAGCAACGCTGACGTAGACCGCAGAGGCGACTACCTAAATCGGTCGGTACCACCCTATCGCCACAACCCGTCCGCCTGGAGCCAACGATTGCCAATCTGCATCATGGCATTTGTTGCGGCAATCATCTCAACCCATCTTTCGCTTTTTCAATGGGGTTTGATCGATGAGACCTGGGACCCCGTGTTTGGGAACGGCAGTGACCGCGTTCTCAAGTCGGAGACCGCTCAGCAAATGTATCGCTTGATCGGGATCCATGACGCCGCGCTCGGTGTGCTCGCCTACTTGGGCGATGCAATCCTAGGATTGGCCGGATCAACCCGGCGATGGCAATACCGGCCGTGGTTAGTCATCCTTTTCGGCATCGACGTCATACCGCTTGGGATTGTCAGCGTGATCCTCGTTTTATGCCAAGCGTTCATTGTTGGTGAGTGGTGTTTTCTGTGTCTGGTAACAGCAGCGATTTCGCTGATGCTCGTGTACTGGGCTTGGGACGAGGTTCGAGCCTCGCTCGCCTATCTGAAAATCGTTTGGTCAGACAACCATCACGCTCGGCTATTGTGGAATGCGTTTTGGGGCTACCATTCGGAGGAACTGGATTTGGCCGCTGAGAAACTACTGACGCGTGAGGTCCGATAA
- a CDS encoding alpha/beta hydrolase has product MVDNYVDAQRPRGPGQDAPIRPNGQPAEIETTAGQRSERSAADRPSVSERSGGQGRSGQQRRRYSPPVLSPDFIETKLPANVRYVSDVSFKTIDDLELKLDLLLPTLAADDNRPVVIWIHGGAWMRGNKAHDLHRYDQLTSHLLKAGFAFISIDYRLSSQATFPAQAIDCNDALAFLYAHRDDYALDLDRVVLMGTSAGGHLASLIGTSSVPPTPKFLTNVDQPPWTIRGVVNFYGPSDLVLLQGKREGVDFENDRSPEARLLGHSPLLRPDLARAASPTTYVNAQSPPFLIIHGDQDSRVPISQSILLNASLKVAGVKSELIVVEGVGHGDEAFDEMTYVEKAVEFATAVANANE; this is encoded by the coding sequence ATGGTAGATAATTACGTCGATGCCCAACGGCCTCGTGGCCCAGGACAAGACGCACCGATTCGGCCCAATGGTCAGCCAGCCGAAATCGAGACAACGGCTGGTCAACGTTCAGAGCGGTCCGCAGCGGACCGACCGAGTGTTAGCGAAAGATCCGGCGGGCAGGGGCGCAGCGGGCAGCAACGACGGCGATATTCCCCTCCAGTATTGAGTCCCGATTTCATCGAAACCAAGCTGCCGGCGAACGTTCGCTACGTCAGTGATGTCAGCTTCAAGACGATCGACGATCTCGAACTCAAGCTTGATTTATTGCTACCTACCCTAGCGGCTGACGACAATCGCCCGGTAGTGATATGGATTCACGGTGGCGCTTGGATGCGCGGAAACAAGGCGCATGACCTACACCGCTATGATCAGCTTACCTCGCATCTACTCAAGGCGGGGTTTGCATTTATTTCCATCGACTATCGCTTGTCGTCTCAGGCAACCTTTCCCGCGCAAGCGATCGACTGCAACGACGCGTTAGCGTTCCTTTATGCTCATCGCGATGACTATGCATTGGATCTCGATCGAGTTGTGTTGATGGGCACATCTGCCGGCGGACACCTGGCGTCGTTGATTGGCACGAGTTCAGTTCCACCAACGCCTAAGTTTCTCACGAATGTCGATCAACCGCCGTGGACGATCCGAGGGGTCGTCAACTTCTATGGACCAAGTGATCTCGTATTATTGCAAGGAAAACGCGAAGGAGTGGACTTCGAGAACGATCGATCTCCGGAAGCGAGGTTACTTGGACACTCACCTTTGCTACGTCCGGACCTAGCCAGAGCGGCGTCGCCAACCACTTACGTCAACGCACAGTCGCCTCCCTTCTTGATCATTCATGGCGATCAGGATTCTCGTGTGCCGATCAGCCAAAGCATCTTGCTCAACGCGTCTCTAAAAGTTGCCGGCGTAAAGAGCGAATTGATTGTTGTGGAAGGCGTGGGTCATGGTGACGAAGCGTTTGACGAGATGACCTATGTCGAGAAAGCCGTCGAATTCGCGACGGCGGTCGCAAATGCAAACGAATAA
- a CDS encoding VWA domain-containing protein: protein MAFDVGTFFYLPLLLLIPLIWLGIRRIGLAIGPSRAWLATGIRSALMVLVVLALSDLQFGWLSDQVSVVYVVDQSASVSHQTQAAMVDYATRSAARDRNDHRRDLAGLVTFAADARIEMPPDELGLPRSSAAASLPRNVNATNLEQAIDLATAAMPPNSRRRLVLMTDGRTTDGNASKAATRASQHGIGIDVVPIAETASNDVALERLDLPATVDAGQDFSGRLVARYTTADVNHPIQGNLSITQSAFGQKRIILSESIQLAPGKNVLPFDHRIDSPAMATFTAEFIPNDRREDRHRKNNEVSSFMQVGGASRTLLIENPKRAGEFAMLTDWLRQNQIDLDVRSSDTAFDSIAELMAYDSVILANVPRAGGGRADQIGGLSERQAELLVQYSQQFGAGLLMIGGPDSFGAGGWRGSAIERAMPVDFDIKNSKVRAVGALLLVLDSSGSMGGQKLQLCKAAARSAIETLGTNDYVGIVTFDGDAEEVIPLQQVKDRRRMYPAISRIQADGGTNLYPAMQIGFAKLSRIQAMVKHMIIVSDGNTQPGAFQTLSERMNADGITVSTLAIGGDADRNLLNQIATVGQGKFYAVQSPRAIPRIVMHESRRIAKPLIYEVAEGMAPLESFPHPIVHSIGRLPPINGLVLTTPKQSALVQNLLMSPRPEYQNHPILSVWTYGVGRVAALTTDAGQRWATGWEASADAKNLWLQLIRWLKRPASGHQKFQVTTRWNDGEIEVVVDVLDFADLPLELLRFQAAVVGSDLKPISMQLRQVAPGRFRGTVPMTTPGSYFVNVITEEAQPPIVRGVNVPFGAEYATTGTELSLLDEIVRKRPAGGSPGILASPIRLSAQPQVEINHYRGGLAEQSALRDVWPWLILASCFLFLGDIGTRRLDLRRHLVATRHRPQIEAAVDKQSCADVVARPQIFGAVNQDQDDQAPESYVDRLLAAKRRTRRQSEPDRKTNA, encoded by the coding sequence ATGGCATTTGACGTTGGTACGTTTTTTTATTTACCTCTGCTGTTGCTGATTCCTTTGATTTGGCTCGGGATCAGACGCATCGGGCTCGCCATCGGTCCATCCAGGGCTTGGCTAGCAACGGGAATTCGCTCGGCGTTGATGGTGTTGGTCGTGCTAGCTCTCTCTGACTTACAGTTTGGCTGGCTGTCCGATCAAGTTTCTGTGGTGTACGTCGTCGATCAATCAGCGAGTGTCTCGCATCAGACCCAAGCGGCGATGGTTGACTATGCAACTCGCAGCGCCGCGCGTGACCGAAACGATCATCGCCGGGATCTTGCGGGCCTCGTAACTTTTGCAGCGGATGCGAGGATTGAGATGCCGCCGGATGAACTGGGCCTTCCACGGTCATCGGCAGCGGCGTCGCTCCCACGAAATGTCAATGCGACTAATCTTGAGCAGGCAATCGACCTAGCGACCGCAGCAATGCCTCCTAATAGTCGGCGTCGGCTGGTATTGATGACCGACGGCCGAACGACCGATGGAAACGCATCAAAAGCGGCCACGCGAGCATCGCAGCACGGTATTGGGATCGACGTCGTGCCGATCGCGGAAACTGCGTCGAACGATGTCGCATTGGAACGTCTGGACCTCCCCGCAACGGTTGATGCCGGACAAGATTTTTCGGGAAGGCTGGTGGCTCGCTACACCACAGCCGATGTAAACCACCCCATCCAAGGCAACCTTTCGATCACGCAATCAGCGTTCGGGCAAAAGCGAATCATTCTTTCGGAGTCTATCCAGCTTGCGCCGGGAAAAAACGTATTGCCATTCGACCATCGGATTGATTCGCCAGCGATGGCGACCTTCACCGCAGAGTTCATTCCAAATGACCGGCGAGAAGATCGTCACCGGAAGAACAACGAAGTCAGTTCGTTCATGCAGGTTGGCGGTGCGTCGCGAACATTGCTGATTGAAAACCCAAAGCGTGCTGGCGAGTTCGCAATGCTTACCGATTGGTTGCGGCAAAACCAAATCGATCTCGATGTTCGTTCGAGTGATACCGCGTTCGATTCGATTGCCGAGTTGATGGCTTATGATTCAGTCATTCTTGCAAACGTCCCGCGAGCCGGGGGAGGACGAGCCGACCAAATCGGCGGATTAAGCGAGCGTCAAGCGGAGCTACTCGTTCAATACTCGCAGCAATTTGGCGCGGGCTTGCTCATGATAGGTGGCCCCGATTCGTTCGGAGCAGGCGGTTGGCGGGGGTCAGCGATTGAGCGAGCCATGCCGGTGGATTTCGACATCAAGAATTCGAAAGTACGGGCGGTCGGCGCATTGTTGCTTGTCCTGGATTCGTCCGGTTCGATGGGCGGACAAAAACTACAGCTTTGCAAGGCGGCAGCTCGGTCGGCTATCGAAACTCTTGGCACAAACGATTACGTCGGGATCGTCACCTTTGATGGTGACGCCGAAGAGGTGATCCCGCTGCAGCAAGTCAAAGACAGACGACGCATGTACCCGGCGATCTCGCGAATTCAGGCCGACGGCGGAACCAACCTTTATCCCGCCATGCAAATCGGTTTCGCCAAATTGTCACGTATCCAAGCAATGGTCAAACACATGATCATCGTCAGCGATGGCAACACGCAACCTGGGGCGTTTCAAACTCTGTCGGAAAGGATGAACGCCGACGGAATCACGGTCAGTACCCTCGCAATCGGTGGTGATGCTGATCGCAACCTACTCAACCAAATCGCAACAGTCGGGCAAGGTAAGTTTTACGCAGTGCAATCGCCGCGAGCCATTCCGCGAATCGTGATGCATGAATCACGGCGGATCGCAAAACCGTTGATCTACGAAGTCGCCGAGGGCATGGCACCTCTGGAATCGTTTCCACATCCAATCGTCCATTCGATCGGGCGTCTGCCACCGATCAACGGACTGGTTTTGACGACACCCAAACAAAGTGCGCTCGTGCAAAACCTTCTGATGTCCCCCCGGCCGGAATACCAGAATCATCCGATACTGTCAGTTTGGACATACGGTGTAGGCCGCGTCGCCGCGCTGACGACGGATGCTGGACAGCGGTGGGCGACCGGTTGGGAAGCATCTGCCGACGCGAAAAATCTGTGGTTACAGCTGATCCGTTGGCTAAAGCGCCCAGCCTCCGGTCACCAGAAATTTCAAGTCACGACCCGATGGAACGACGGTGAAATTGAAGTGGTCGTCGATGTCCTGGATTTCGCAGATCTACCGTTGGAACTACTGCGTTTCCAAGCGGCCGTCGTCGGTAGCGACTTGAAACCGATCTCGATGCAACTTCGCCAGGTTGCACCGGGACGCTTCCGCGGCACCGTACCTATGACTACGCCAGGTAGCTACTTCGTCAATGTCATCACCGAAGAAGCTCAGCCTCCGATCGTCCGCGGTGTTAACGTTCCGTTCGGTGCCGAGTACGCGACGACTGGTACGGAACTTTCGCTACTCGATGAGATCGTCCGCAAACGCCCCGCGGGCGGATCGCCCGGTATCCTCGCGTCGCCAATTCGTCTTTCCGCGCAGCCTCAAGTTGAAATCAATCATTATCGCGGGGGTCTCGCTGAACAATCTGCACTGCGCGACGTTTGGCCATGGCTCATTTTGGCATCGTGTTTTTTGTTTCTAGGGGATATCGGGACACGTCGTCTCGACCTACGAAGGCATTTGGTTGCGACACGACACAGACCACAGATCGAAGCCGCCGTCGATAAACAAAGTTGTGCAGACGTTGTGGCACGCCCGCAAATATTCGGAGCTGTGAACCAAGATCAAGACGATCAAGCACCGGAATCTTATGTCGATCGGCTGCTCGCTGCGAAACGGCGTACGCGCAGACAAAGTGAGCCAGACCGGAAAACCAACGCCTAA
- a CDS encoding SPW repeat domain-containing protein, translated as MWGRVVEIMTAVWIAASPFVFGVQDDTVLLWADQSIALTICLLAGLSYWRPTRLAHLLILAVAIGLTIWGRFAELPPSPPHQNHIVVGLFLLMIALIPNQASQPPNAWRRHAGDGLS; from the coding sequence ATGTGGGGACGAGTAGTTGAAATCATGACGGCCGTTTGGATCGCGGCGAGCCCATTCGTCTTCGGCGTGCAGGATGACACCGTGCTTTTGTGGGCGGACCAGTCGATCGCACTGACTATCTGTCTGCTTGCGGGCCTGTCCTATTGGAGACCCACTCGGCTTGCTCACTTGCTGATTTTGGCGGTTGCCATCGGGTTGACGATCTGGGGACGGTTTGCCGAGCTGCCGCCAAGCCCCCCGCATCAGAACCATATCGTAGTCGGGCTGTTTCTTTTGATGATTGCGCTCATCCCCAATCAAGCTTCGCAACCGCCAAATGCCTGGCGTCGTCACGCGGGAGATGGCCTGAGCTAA